Proteins encoded by one window of Bacteroidales bacterium:
- a CDS encoding triose-phosphate isomerase: MRKNIVAGNWKMNKTFQEADDLLFEIADELKEKGRGEVDVIICPPSPYLEMACDIASDNDFLVGAQNVSQWETGAYTGEISAAMLHSMNVTHCIVGHSERRTYFGENDKNIAQKLDLLLKFGITPIYCCGEVLAERQEERHFDVVRGQVSDALFHLGKEAILAVIIAYEPVWAIGTGVTASPAQAQEMHAFIRSLLTEKFGKEIASEITILYGGSCNAQNAAELFANPDVDGGLIGGASLKATDFVKIVNSF, from the coding sequence ATGAGAAAGAACATAGTAGCCGGAAACTGGAAAATGAATAAGACCTTCCAGGAGGCTGATGACCTGCTGTTCGAAATAGCAGATGAACTAAAAGAAAAAGGCAGGGGAGAAGTGGATGTGATCATTTGTCCACCTTCACCCTATCTTGAAATGGCTTGTGATATCGCATCCGACAATGATTTCCTGGTAGGTGCTCAGAATGTGAGTCAGTGGGAAACAGGTGCATACACAGGGGAGATATCTGCAGCTATGTTGCATTCCATGAATGTAACTCATTGCATTGTAGGGCATTCAGAGCGTCGTACCTACTTCGGGGAGAATGACAAGAATATCGCACAAAAATTGGACTTACTCCTGAAATTTGGGATTACCCCAATTTATTGTTGTGGTGAAGTTCTTGCAGAACGTCAGGAAGAACGACATTTTGATGTGGTAAGAGGCCAGGTCTCAGATGCCTTATTCCACCTTGGCAAAGAAGCCATACTGGCTGTTATTATTGCCTATGAACCAGTTTGGGCTATCGGAACAGGCGTTACAGCCAGCCCTGCTCAGGCCCAGGAAATGCATGCTTTCATTCGCAGTTTACTGACTGAAAAATTTGGTAAAGAGATTGCATCTGAAATCACTATCCTTTATGGAGGAAGCTGCAATGCTCAAAATGCTGCTGAACTCTTTGCAAATCCTGATGTGGATGGCGGCCTGATTGGTGGAGCCTCTCTCAAAGCGACTG